The Aeromicrobium yanjiei DNA segment GCACGCTGCGCGTCGTACTGGGGCTCGGCGCTCTTGATGTCGGAGCCGGGGATGACCGTCGGGCTGAGGATCTGCACCTCGCCGTTGGACGTGTCGCAGGTGACCAGAGGCTTGCCGGCGACATCGTCGACGTCGACGCCCTCGGGGTTGCACACGAAGCCGGCTGCCTCCTTCTGCAGCGCGGCGATACCGGCCTGGTACGCCTTGGGCAGGGTCTGGACCCCCTGCAGCTCGGCCTGGATCATCTGGTCGAGCGTGAGCTTGCTCCAGTCGATGCCGTCGATGATCTTCTGCTGGGCCGCAGCGTCCTTGGCCGCGAGCGGCTTGGTCGCGCTCGGCAGGTTGCCTGCCCAGAGCAGTCGGAACCGCAGCTGGGCGGTCTTGCCGACCTCGTCGACGATGCCGGCCTTGCGCTCACCGGGGATCTCGATGATCACCTGGTCGTTGCCCTGGGTGGTCACCTCGGCCTCGGTCACGCCTGTCGCGTTGACGCGCTGGTCGATGATGTTGCGCGCCTGGTCGAGCTTGTCCTTGGTGACGTCGCCCTCGGTGGCCTTGGCCTGCAGGCTGATGCGCGTACCGCCCTCGAGGTCGAGCCCGAGCCGGGGCTGCCACGCACTGTCCTCGCCCTTGTCGGTGCCGAGGTTGATCAGCGCGACCAGCGCGTAGAGCGCCAGAAGCACGACCAGGAACAGGGTGAGCGTCCTCTTGGGACGAGGAAGCGAAGAGCTGCGCTGCGGGGATTTTGCCATCAGCTGTCTGTGCTCGATTCAGGCTCGGTCTCGATCTCGTCGGCGATGATGCGCGAGACCGCGTGGCGGTTGACGGTGATCACGGTCCCGGGTGCGACGAGCAGCTCGACGGTCTCGTCACCGATCGTGACGGTCTCACCGAAGATGCCGCTGGCCAGCATGACCCGCTGACCCGGAGCGAGCTGGCTCTGCAGCCCTTGGAAGTCGCGCCGTTGGGCACGTGCCGGCCGAAGGACCAGGAACCAGAAGGCCAGGACCAAGATGGCAATCGGCAGCAGGGTGGATGCCCAGTTTTCCACGGTGGATCTCCCGTAACGGTGGTGTGACCCGACATCGTCGGGCATGGCCGGAGGGCCGCCGGATAGTTTAGCCCGGCAACCTTCGCAGCATGACACGCGTCACGGTGTGGCGTTACGGCGAGTCGTCGGGCAGCGGGAGCTGATCGAGTCCCGCAGGGGCCGACAGGCCTAGATGGCGCCAGGCCGCGGGCGTCGCAACGCGTCCGCGCGGGGTGCGCGCCAGGAATCCGAGGCGTACGAGGAAGGGCTCGGCGAGCTCCTCCACGGTCTCGCGCTCCTCGCCCACCGCGACCGCGAGGGTCGACACGCCCACCGGCCCGCCGCCGAAGCTGCGGCACAACGCGTCGAGCACCGCACGGTCGAGGCGGTCCAGGCCGAGCTCGTCCACCTCGTAGAGCGAGAGAGCGTCGCGGGCCACGTCGTGGTCGATGACTCCCCCGGCACGCACCTCGGCGAAGTCGCGGACTCGGCGCAGCAGCCGGTTGGCGATGCGCGGGGTGCCGCGCGAGCGGGAGGCGATCTCGCGCCCGCCATCGTCACTGACGTCCAGGCCGAGCAGCCCGGCCGACCGCACGACGATCCGGTGCAGCTCTTCGGGGTCGTAGTAGTCGAGCTGCGCGGTGAAGCCGAACCGGTCGCGCAGCGGGCTGGGCAGCAGACCCGCCCGCGTCGTCGCGCCGACCACCGTGAACGGCGGGATCTCCAGTGGGATCGCGGTCGCGCCGGGACCCTTGCCGACGATGACGTCGACGCGGAAGTCCTCCATCGCCATGTAGAGCAGCTCCTCCGCGGGCCGCGACATGCGATGGATCTCGTCGATGAACAGGACGTCGCCCTCGTTGATGCCGGACAGGATCGCCGCGAGGTCGCCCGCGTGCTGGATGGCCGGTCCGCTGGTGATGCGCAGCGGCGCCGAGAGCTGGGTCGCGATGATCATCGCGATGGTCGTCTTGCCGAGCCCGGGCGGACCGGACAGCAGGACGTGGTCGGGGGTGCGTCCGCGGCCCATCGCCGCCTCGAGCACGAGCGACAGCTGCTCGCGCACGCGTTCTTGGCCCACGAGCTCGTCGAGCGTGCGGGGACGCAGGGCCGCCTCGAACGCGCGGTCCTCGGGGCGCGCCTCGGCCACGATCGCCTCGAAGGCCCCGTCGTCGTACGCCTCGTCGTGATCGCCGTGCATCAGCGGGTCTTCGCAAGCGAGCGCAGGGCGTCGCGCAGGATCGAGGAGACGTCGGGGTCGGCGCCTGCAGGCAGGTCGGCGGACACCCGGTCGAGGGCCGCGTCGGCGTCCCTGGTCGACCAGCCGAGGCCCAGCAGGGCCTCGTGGACCTGGGACCGCCACGCGGGCGCTCCGGCGGCCACGGTCGTGGTGACGCCGACCCGGTCCTTGAGCTCGACCACGATCCGCTCGGCACCCTTGCGGCCGATGCCGGGGACCGTGGTGAGCGTCGCGAGATCGCCCTGGCCGATCGCCTGACGCAAGCGGTCGGGATCGAGCACGGCCAGCATGGCCTGGGCGACCTTGGGGCCCACACCGCTCGCGGTCTGCACCAGCTCGAACATGTCGCGCTCGTCGGGGGTCGCGAAGCCGAAGACGGTCAACGAGTCCTCGCGCACCACCATCGAGGTGGACAGCTGCACCTCGGTGCCGATGCGCAGCGTCGCGATCGTGCCAGGGGTGCACATGATCTGCATGCCCACTCCCCCGACGTCGATGACGGCGGAGGTGAGGGTGACGGCGGCGACCGGGCCGCGGACGTGGGCGATCATCGGGGACCTCTCGTGGGGGTGGCGCGGGCCGCGGCGACGGCGAGCTCGAGCCGGTTCTTGGCGCCACCGCGCCAGATGTGGCAGATCGCGAGCGCGAGCGCGTCGGCCGCGTCCGCGGGCTTGGGCGCCTCGGTGAGCCTCAGCAGCCGGGTGACCATCTGCGTGACCTGGGCCTTGTCGGCGCGGCCGCTGCCGGTGACGGACGCCTTGACCTCGCTCGGCGTGTGCAGGTGCACCGGGATGCCGTGCCGGGCTGCGACGAGCATCGCGACACCACTGGCCTGGGCCGTGCCCATGACCGTGCTGACGTTGTGCTGGCTGAAGACGCGCTCGACCGCGACCACGTCGGGACGGTGCAGCAGCACGTCCTCCTCGATCGCCTGCTCCAGCCGGTGCAGCCGCCGCGCGGTGTCGAGGTCGGCGGGCGTGCGGTAGACGCCCACATGCACCATCGTCAGCGGACGTCCCACCGTGCCGTCGACGACGCCCACACCGCAGCGGGTGAGACCCGGATCGATGCCGAGGACCCTCATGCGGGACCCGTCCCACAGATAGAACGCATGTTCGACAGCCTAGACCGCTCCCCCGTCACGCGGACGGCGACGCGCCGCAGGGCAGCCGCCCCGGGATCACTCGACCTGCGCCATGACCTCGTCGGAGGCGTCGAAGTTGGCGAAGACGTTCTGCACGTCGTCGCAGTCCTCCAGCGCGTCGATGAGCTTCATGATCTTGGTGGCCGCCTCGACGTCGACGTCGACCGTCATGGAGGGCACGAACGACGCATCGGCCGAGTCGTAGTCGAGCCCGGCCTCCTGCAGCGCGGTGCGGACCGCGACCAGGTCGGTCGGCTCGCTGATGACCTCGAACGATCCGTCGTGGTCGTTGACCTCCTCGGCACCCGCATCGAGCACCGCGAGCAGGACGTCGTCCTCGTTGGTCGGACCGCCCTCCTGCTCCCGCGGGACCATGATGACGCCCTTGCGGTTGAACATGTAGGACACCGAGCCCGGATCGGCCATCGTGCCGCCGTTGCGGGTCATCGCGGTGCGCACCTCCATCGCGGCGCGGTTGCGGTTGTCGGTCAGGCACTCGACCAGCAGCGCGACGCCACCGGGCGCATATCCCTCGTACATGATCGTGGTGTAGTCGACCGCGTCGTCACCCACACCGCCGCCGCGCTTGACCGCGCGGTCGATGTGGTCCTTGGGCACCGAGGACTTGCGGGCCTTCTGGATCGCGTCGTAGAGCGTGGGGTTGCCGTCGGGGTCAGGACCACCGATGCGCGCAGCGACCTCGATGTTCTTGACCATCTTGGCGAACATCTTGCCGCGCTTGGCGTCGACGATGGCCTTCTTGTGCTTCGTGGTCGCCCACTTGGAATGGCCTGACATGGCGCTGCCCCTTACGTACGGATGACGGTCTACGACTGCTTGACGAGGTCCACGAAGTAGCGATGAATGCGATCGTCGCCCCCCACCTCGGGGTGGAAAGAGGTCGCCATCAGGCTGCCCTGTCGGACGGCGACGATTCTACCGGCTGCCTCGCCCGCCGGGATCGTGGCAAGTGGTTCGACGCCTTCGCCGAGGTCCTCGACCCACGGTGCGCGGATGAACACCGCGTGCACGGGATCGCCGAGCCCGTCGAAGTCGAGCTCCCCCTCGAACGAGTCGACCTGCCGGCCGAACGCATTGCGGCGCACCGTGATGTCGAGGCCGCCGAGGGTCTCCTGACCCTCGGCGGCGTCCTCGAGGCGGTCGGCCATCATGATCATCCCCGCGCAGGTGCCGAACGTCGGCATGCCCGACCGGATGCGGTCGACCAGCGGCTCGAACAGCTCGAACGTCCGCGCGAGCTTGTACATCGTCGTGGACTCCCCACCGGGCAGCACGAGGGCGTCGCAGCGCGCCAGCTCCTCGGGACGGCGGACGCGGACGGCGTCGACGCCGAGATCGTTCAGGACACGCAGGTGCTCGCGGACATCGCCCTGGAGGGCGAACACACCGATGGAGGGGGAAGGCACGCGGCAAGCGTACTGAGCGGGTCCGCGTGACGACGGCGGCGGCGTGAGAGACGAGTCTCCAGGGGATACGCCACCGCCGCCGCTCCCTCACGGAATTCCCTCCCGATCGGGTCCAGCGGAGTGAGTGACCCGGCACGAACGACTGGCGTCCGGCGGATCGAGCTCCCTCTTGCGCCAGCACATGAAGTGAGGCACTCCCATACCCCGCACGTGCTGACGTCTCGCAGCATACTCCCGCGACGTGAAATTTTCGCTACACGCCGCGAGAAGTCGGGCGGACTACCAGCCGCGCTCGGCCAGACGGTGCGGCTCGGGGATCTCGTCGACGTTGATGCCGACCATGGCCTCGCCCAGCCCGCGCGAGACCTTCGCGATGACGTCGGCATCGTCGAAGAACGTCGTGGCCTTGACGACCGCGGCGGCCCGCTCGGCGGGGTTGCCGGACTTGAAGATGCCCGAGCCGACGAAGACGCCCTCGGCACCCAGCTGCATCATCATCGCGGCGTCGGCCGGTGTCGCGATGCCGCCGGCGGTGAACAGCACCACCGGGAGCTTGCCGGCCTCGGCGACCTCCTTGACCAGGTCGTACGGCGCCTGCAGCTCCTTGGCCGCGACGTACAGCTCGTCCTCGTTGAGCGACTGCAGACGGCGGATCTCGCCACCGATCTTGCGCATGTGCATCGTGGCGTTGGAGACGTCACCGGTGCCGGCCTCGCCCTTGGAGCGGATCATCGCCGCGCCCTCGGTGATCCGACGCAGCGCCTCGCCAAGGTTGGTCGCACCGCACACGAACGGGACGGTGAAGTTCCACTTGTCGATGTGGTTGGCGTAGTCGGCCGGGGTCAGGACCTCGGACTCGTCGATGTAGTCGACACCGAGGGACTGCAGCACCTGCGCCTCGACGAAGTGGCCGATGCGGGCCTTGGCCATGACCGGGATCGAGACCTGCTCGATGATCCCGTCGATCAGGTCGGGATCGGACATGCGCGCCACGCCGCCCTGCGAACGGATGTCGGCGGGCACGCGCTCGAGCGCCATCACGGCGACTGCGCCGGCGTCCTCGGCGATCTTGGCCTGCTCGGCGTTGACGACGTCCATGATGACGCCACCCTTGAGCATCTCCGCCATGCCGCGCTTGACGCGGGAGGTGCCGACCGTGGTTGCCTCAATGCTCACTGCAGTGTCCTTCGTGATGTCACCCGGGATGGTGCTGGAAGTCTACTCCCGATCGCAGCGCCACCTCGACGAAGGACAACTGACGGGACGGGACAAGGCCCCCACCGTCACCCCCGGCTGCGGCGTCGCCGGGTGGCGGGTGCCGCGTGGGCGGCGACCTCGAGCATCTCCCCCACGTCATCCATCCGGCGGCGCGGTCTGCCCTCACGCACACCGGCCGCCCGCTCGTGCCGGTCGATCTCACGCCAACCGCGGACCCCGATCGTCGAGCCCACCCGGGAGCGCACGAGTCGCCGCAGATCTGCCGCGCTGCCGACCGGGACGTCGAGGGCCCCGGCGTTCGCGTCGCCGATCAGGCGGTCGACGGTCTCCTGCGCGCACGTCTTGTTCGTGCCGATGAAGCCGCTCGGACCCCGCTTGATCCATCCCACGGCGTACGTCCGCGGCATCCCGGCGACCCGGCCGAGCTCATGGGGCACCACCGCGCGTGCGTCGTCGAACGGCAGCCCGGCCAGCGGCGCGCCACGGTAGCCGATCGACCGCAGCACGAGGCCCGTGCTGATCGCCTCGACGTCGGAGGTCTGCACCGACGTGACGACTCCCGTCGTCTCGACGAGGTCGTTGCGGCACACCCTGACCGCCTCGACGCGTCCGTCACCCTCGAGCTCGAGCGGCGACGTCGCGAACCGGAAGACGATGCGGCGGGCACCCGGGCGCGCCGGACGCGACTGTGCGGCCCGCAGCGCAGCCAGCTTCTGCTGCACGATCGGGTCACCGGTCACCGCGCGCAGGTCGTCACCCTCCACGACGATCTCGATGTCGTCGCGGGCGAGGAGCCCGACCAGCTCGGGCAGGGTGAACGCCGCCTGGGCGGCGCCGCGGCGCCCCAGCAGCACGATCTCGCGCACCGCGCTGCCGCGGAGCACCTCGAGCGCGTGGTCGGAGATGTCGGTCGTGGCGAGCCGCTCGGGGTCGGTGGCGAGGATCCGCGCCACGTCCAGCGCCACGTTGCCGTTGCCCACCACGACCACCCGCTCGGTGCTGAGGTCGAACGTCCGGGCCGCGTGGTCGGGATGCGCGTTGTACCAGGCGACGAAGGCCGTGGCTGTGTCGCTGCCGGCGAGATCCTCCCCGGGGATGCCGAGGCGGCGGTCCCGCGAGGCACCCGTCGCGTACACGACGGCGTGGTGATGAGCTGCGAGCTCCTCGTGGGAGAGGTGGGTGCCGACCTCGACACCCAGCAGGTACGAGAACCCGTCCTGCTCCTCGATCTGCCGGAACAGCCCCTCGATGGACCGGGTGCTCTGGTGATCCGGCGCGACGCCCGCGCGCACCAGCCCGTGCGGTGTCGGCAGCCGGTCGAGGACGGTCACTCGCGTACCGGGCCGCTTCAACAGCTCGTCCGCGGCGTACAGCGCCGCGGGGCCCGCGCCCACGATCGCGACGCGGAGCTCGTCCGTGGTCGCCCGCGGGACGACCGCGGGCACGGGAGCCTGCGCCGGGTGGTCCCGCGGGACGTCGTGGAACATCGCGTTGATGTCGACGAACGGCAGCTGCGCGTCGGTCAGCTTGTCCTGCGGAGCGATCGCCCCCACCGGGCAGGCCGTCACGCAGGCACCGCAGTCGACACACGACACCGGGTCGATGTACAGCATCTCCGCGAGGCCGAAGTCGGGCTCGTCGGGCGTGGGGTGGATCGCGTTGACCGGGCACGCGAAGACGCACGACGCGTCGCCGCAGCAGGCCTGGGTGACGACGTGGGGCACCGCTCAGGCCTGTCCTGCAAAGGCGACCGGGGGCTCACTGCGGTAGCGGGAGGGACGGCCGTCGATGCGGCACAGCTTCCACATCCAGCGCGCCGTCCGCGTCTCGCGCAGGCCGGCCTGGTCGGCGAGCATGCGGACATCCCCGAACAGCTCCTGGAGCCGGGCCCGGGACGCCGGCGACCGCCACCACAGGTCCTTCATGACGCGCCGCGGGATGCCGAACTCCCGGCGGAACGACGCCGACGGCACCATGATCACGTCGCACAGCACCCGCATGATGACCGGGAACAGCATCGCCATCACTCGCTTCTCGATCGGTCCGAGCCGCGGGGCGTTGCGGCGGACGTAGTGGTGGGCGAACGAGATGTGCCGGGCTTCCTCGGCGACGTGGATCTCCATGACCCGCGACAGCACTGGAGGCAGCTCCTCACCGCTGCGCAGGATCGCCTTCTGCGTGTGGTCGATCGGCTCCTCGCCGGCCAGCACCCCGATGAAGAACCCGAAGGGCGCTGCCGACGCCGCCCACGGCAGCAGCCCGGCGATGCGGCGCATCAGCCACGGCATGCCCTCGACCGGAGCCCCGATGCGGTTGACGGTCTCCTGGAACATCTGCGTGTGGTGGCACTCCTCGGTCGCCTCGTGCGTGAGGTAGCGGTACTCCGGGGAGTCGTTGGGCAGCGTGAAGACGTACTGCATGATGCCGCGGATCAGGATGTTCTCGAACTGCAGGCCGACCTTGAGGATGTTGGCCTGGCGCCACTGCCCGATCGCGATGCGCCGCTCGAGCGACTGCGCCTGGTACCACGGGTGCGCGCCGAGGGGATCCACATCCGCGGGCAGGACCCATCGCGGATCGTCGGACCGGACGGCGAAGTCGGGGTGCTCCCACGGGACGTCGACGAACGCGTCGAAGTGCCGGTCGACCGAGGCCTGCGAGAGCGCCCGGAGGATGTCGGCGTACTGCTCGGGCGACACGTCGACGGGGATGTCGGGCAGATCGGCACTGGGCGGGTTGATCGTCTGGGACATCGAGGCTCCTCGGGCTCGGCGGACCGCCAGCATCGCCCATACCCGGGGTATGTGTCAACGTCGATGTCACATAGTTGATGTCACGGTCCGGCCGCCGGAGGGGCCCGGGCTACACGGTGCCGCTCAGGCGCCCGTGGCGCTCGGCACTCGCCTGGTTCAGCCCGATGATCTGGACGGACGTGCCCCTGCGCTCGTACTTGGTGGTGATGGCGTCGAGGGAGGCGACCGTCGAGGCGTCCCAGATGTGCGACTGCGACAGGTCGATGACCACCGTCTCGGGGTCGTGGGCGTAGTCGAACTGGGTGTAGAGCTCGTTGCTCGAGGCGAAGAACAGCTCTCCCGTCACGGTGTAGACCGCGCGGGACGAGCCGTCGTCGTCCTGCACGATCGTGCGCTCGGTGTGGGTCAGGTGCGCGACCCGGCGGGCGAACAGGGTCATCGCCGTCAGGACGCCGACCGCGACACCGATCGCGAGATTGCGGGTCAGCACGGTGACGACCACCGTCACGAGCAT contains these protein-coding regions:
- the yajC gene encoding preprotein translocase subunit YajC produces the protein MENWASTLLPIAILVLAFWFLVLRPARAQRRDFQGLQSQLAPGQRVMLASGIFGETVTIGDETVELLVAPGTVITVNRHAVSRIIADEIETEPESSTDS
- the ruvB gene encoding Holliday junction branch migration DNA helicase RuvB, which gives rise to MHGDHDEAYDDGAFEAIVAEARPEDRAFEAALRPRTLDELVGQERVREQLSLVLEAAMGRGRTPDHVLLSGPPGLGKTTIAMIIATQLSAPLRITSGPAIQHAGDLAAILSGINEGDVLFIDEIHRMSRPAEELLYMAMEDFRVDVIVGKGPGATAIPLEIPPFTVVGATTRAGLLPSPLRDRFGFTAQLDYYDPEELHRIVVRSAGLLGLDVSDDGGREIASRSRGTPRIANRLLRRVRDFAEVRAGGVIDHDVARDALSLYEVDELGLDRLDRAVLDALCRSFGGGPVGVSTLAVAVGEERETVEELAEPFLVRLGFLARTPRGRVATPAAWRHLGLSAPAGLDQLPLPDDSP
- the ruvA gene encoding Holliday junction branch migration protein RuvA — translated: MIAHVRGPVAAVTLTSAVIDVGGVGMQIMCTPGTIATLRIGTEVQLSTSMVVREDSLTVFGFATPDERDMFELVQTASGVGPKVAQAMLAVLDPDRLRQAIGQGDLATLTTVPGIGRKGAERIVVELKDRVGVTTTVAAGAPAWRSQVHEALLGLGWSTRDADAALDRVSADLPAGADPDVSSILRDALRSLAKTR
- the ruvC gene encoding crossover junction endodeoxyribonuclease RuvC, with the translated sequence MRVLGIDPGLTRCGVGVVDGTVGRPLTMVHVGVYRTPADLDTARRLHRLEQAIEEDVLLHRPDVVAVERVFSQHNVSTVMGTAQASGVAMLVAARHGIPVHLHTPSEVKASVTGSGRADKAQVTQMVTRLLRLTEAPKPADAADALALAICHIWRGGAKNRLELAVAAARATPTRGPR
- a CDS encoding YebC/PmpR family DNA-binding transcriptional regulator, which codes for MSGHSKWATTKHKKAIVDAKRGKMFAKMVKNIEVAARIGGPDPDGNPTLYDAIQKARKSSVPKDHIDRAVKRGGGVGDDAVDYTTIMYEGYAPGGVALLVECLTDNRNRAAMEVRTAMTRNGGTMADPGSVSYMFNRKGVIMVPREQEGGPTNEDDVLLAVLDAGAEEVNDHDGSFEVISEPTDLVAVRTALQEAGLDYDSADASFVPSMTVDVDVEAATKIMKLIDALEDCDDVQNVFANFDASDEVMAQVE
- the pdxT gene encoding pyridoxal 5'-phosphate synthase glutaminase subunit PdxT, translating into MPSPSIGVFALQGDVREHLRVLNDLGVDAVRVRRPEELARCDALVLPGGESTTMYKLARTFELFEPLVDRIRSGMPTFGTCAGMIMMADRLEDAAEGQETLGGLDITVRRNAFGRQVDSFEGELDFDGLGDPVHAVFIRAPWVEDLGEGVEPLATIPAGEAAGRIVAVRQGSLMATSFHPEVGGDDRIHRYFVDLVKQS
- the pdxS gene encoding pyridoxal 5'-phosphate synthase lyase subunit PdxS, with protein sequence MEATTVGTSRVKRGMAEMLKGGVIMDVVNAEQAKIAEDAGAVAVMALERVPADIRSQGGVARMSDPDLIDGIIEQVSIPVMAKARIGHFVEAQVLQSLGVDYIDESEVLTPADYANHIDKWNFTVPFVCGATNLGEALRRITEGAAMIRSKGEAGTGDVSNATMHMRKIGGEIRRLQSLNEDELYVAAKELQAPYDLVKEVAEAGKLPVVLFTAGGIATPADAAMMMQLGAEGVFVGSGIFKSGNPAERAAAVVKATTFFDDADVIAKVSRGLGEAMVGINVDEIPEPHRLAERGW
- a CDS encoding FAD-dependent oxidoreductase; this encodes MPHVVTQACCGDASCVFACPVNAIHPTPDEPDFGLAEMLYIDPVSCVDCGACVTACPVGAIAPQDKLTDAQLPFVDINAMFHDVPRDHPAQAPVPAVVPRATTDELRVAIVGAGPAALYAADELLKRPGTRVTVLDRLPTPHGLVRAGVAPDHQSTRSIEGLFRQIEEQDGFSYLLGVEVGTHLSHEELAAHHHAVVYATGASRDRRLGIPGEDLAGSDTATAFVAWYNAHPDHAARTFDLSTERVVVVGNGNVALDVARILATDPERLATTDISDHALEVLRGSAVREIVLLGRRGAAQAAFTLPELVGLLARDDIEIVVEGDDLRAVTGDPIVQQKLAALRAAQSRPARPGARRIVFRFATSPLELEGDGRVEAVRVCRNDLVETTGVVTSVQTSDVEAISTGLVLRSIGYRGAPLAGLPFDDARAVVPHELGRVAGMPRTYAVGWIKRGPSGFIGTNKTCAQETVDRLIGDANAGALDVPVGSAADLRRLVRSRVGSTIGVRGWREIDRHERAAGVREGRPRRRMDDVGEMLEVAAHAAPATRRRRSRG
- a CDS encoding AurF N-oxygenase family protein; translation: MSQTINPPSADLPDIPVDVSPEQYADILRALSQASVDRHFDAFVDVPWEHPDFAVRSDDPRWVLPADVDPLGAHPWYQAQSLERRIAIGQWRQANILKVGLQFENILIRGIMQYVFTLPNDSPEYRYLTHEATEECHHTQMFQETVNRIGAPVEGMPWLMRRIAGLLPWAASAAPFGFFIGVLAGEEPIDHTQKAILRSGEELPPVLSRVMEIHVAEEARHISFAHHYVRRNAPRLGPIEKRVMAMLFPVIMRVLCDVIMVPSASFRREFGIPRRVMKDLWWRSPASRARLQELFGDVRMLADQAGLRETRTARWMWKLCRIDGRPSRYRSEPPVAFAGQA